A stretch of DNA from Perca fluviatilis chromosome 15, GENO_Pfluv_1.0, whole genome shotgun sequence:
aTAATAATGAATTAATGTAGTGACTGTGTGTTTCAGTTACAATATTGTTGTTCAGTAAATCAGACTCTGATGGCAGAGCTCTGCATTGTGCCTCTTTATTTAGCTAGGCTgattttttctaccaaaaaatgttttgtattagTCAGGGGTTACTTGGCTGAAACAATATTTCAAAGGGgttacattattgaaaaaaaagtttgagaaccactgtctTAAAGGATGGCTACGGCAAAGACTATAGGacttgttgttttttatgttgattgttaattgcctttatTTATTGTCTCTGTCCCCTTTTTAATATGTTTCCATACTGACTGTATGGACTGGAAAGCTGCAAATCAATTGCGcattgggattaataaagtgtctGAACTgaacacatgtatacacacacacacacaaatattaaaagCCAAATTTCATTAACCCATATATCACCGAAATTTCCAATTGATTATCATTTCTACCGTATTTGATATATATGATGatcatattattatttaattcaaaaatgtattcatagtATCTGTTAATGCTCTGCATTGCGTTGTACTTGTCACctgaaataaacatttaaagatATTTAAAAGATTCCAAAGATGaacgttgtttttttcttcctcaggGCTGGTTTGCTGGCAGGAATCTGGCCGTCTCCCAGGTAACCACCAAGTACTTCCTGTGGGTGGACGATGACTTTTTGTTCACGGAGAACACAAAGATAGAGAAGCTGGTGGAGGTGATGGAGGCGGTCCCAGAACTGGACTTGGTAAGAATGAGAATGAGAATTTCTGTAGTCAGGTTTGCAAACACAGGGCCAGTCCCAGACTTTCAGGGGCCTTGAGCAAGATTTGATTTGGCGTGTTGCCACTTCACCTGGCACTGAACTCACACTTGTACAAATAAGCTTGTAAAGACCAAAGAGAGACCTATTGGCAGCAACactgggcctcattcaccaccgttcttacgaagaaatgtgtccttaaaccccacttacgtacttttttacgaagattctgacattcactaatgttttcttatcttggatttgttcttagctaagaacaaaatctaccaacactcaagagcactcttacacacatttgagtgatgacagtttgctccaaataattggttactgcattttattttattctacaGTCACTacactgtaatgtatttctgatcatttgttgaaaaagaaaatcatagtATGCAAAGAAACACTAAGACTGCAAtgtacatcagcaattaaactgattaaatcctgcgttatttggtgattgattgcgctatttatagggccaaaatgcagtagtggaaagtacaaattcttcgttactgtacttaagtacatttttcacgtatctgtactttccttaagtagaatcaatagtgcatacttttgacttgttttacagcaattatctatactttcgttccgttacattttctgatcagttgtTCCCCCTGCCAAACcatcttcctgaccgtcacacgtttgtctcaccagtgaagtttggttgccatagatacAGTATAAATGGGGCATCGCTGATCCTTCATCAGCTTCCAAGCCGGCTCTGGTGCCCCAGAGCCTGGGcacagcgccgctgaccctcggtaatacagcctctggtaaaagtgaaaatgaaaatgtttgttttttattattcccgtttttaaatcatagttgccaggcagcgtaagacgcgttcatatcttatttatttggctggacctcttcacatctcctccCCATTTTCGCTGCttaacacactttatttgcttacgcTCCCATggttaaaggaaataaaacggtcttaaaatacatccatgaataaaaccaaccgcattccgattctaacaacacatttccgttttatgctggttaggataggaacttttttttaaaagccaggccttgtttgtggtagtggacatatTACCATTTAAAATGATAATATGCAAATAAGATTAAGAGAATAACTCGTTTTGCAAGTACtgttacttttaatacttaaaagtacatttaaaatcaggtactttttacttttacttaagtagggttgtcattgtggtacttctacttttactaaactaaatatgtctctggttatttgtacttacactgaagtactgagattcagttcttcctccaccactgcaatGTACAAGTCATCTGCGAATCCGACAACCATCTCTTGAACGCGGTCCCCCGCTTCCCAGgtggtgcacaggaagtgtcatgtccttatatgcgaatttgcggggcgttttcttatgctaattaggaacaactgccacacacattttaaattacgaagacgtgggattcatcaatcctaagaacacaggtgcgaacaattctgctgtttaagaacacgtcatgaatccgacatagacttttcttagggactttcttaagaacatagTTAAGAGATAACTTAGGAAGATATCGGTGAATGAGGCCAACTGTCTGTAAATATGATGCGTTAACAGCTTTGATGATAGAGTGTGAATGGCTGTGtcagacatcatggctttcaattcaattttattcatagtatcaattcataacaagagttatctcgagacactttacagatagagtaggtctagaccacactctataatttacaaagacccaacaattccagtaattcgaccaaagagcaagcattcagtgcgacagtggcaaggaaaaactccttctcaggaagaaacctgggacagacccatgctcttggtaggcggttgtctgacagtgccggttggggtgtgatgaacagtggcaataatagtcacaataaagataatagaacagtgactagaaatagtagttgtagtagttcatggcatagcagggcacttgcagggcatagtaggatgcaccaggacgtagcagggcactgcagagcgtagcaggtgtaacagggcatagcagggcgcgcagcaggaccacggctacaggctgcaaccatgatttaggggccaccctaatccaaggaaacatgctgggcgcaaagaaaacatatggactccggggaataagctccccagagctaggttagtaacaagcatttctggaacatggaagcacacagatggaaagagagaggagagagaagctcagtgtgtcaaaggaagtcccccggcagtctaaaactataacagcataattaagagagacaggttaagtataggagcctggtcgggctagaactctccccaaccagattgggctgtactggcctgtctccctctactttgattgtatcattgattatatggtagatgaatctgacgactatgacgagaagcaggtgggccgggttaggcggacgctgcaactcctcactccctaactataagctttatcaaagaggagagttttaagtttactcttaaatgtgatGACGTTGTCTGCCCCCaggacccagactgggagctggttcctcaggagaggagcctggtagctgaaggctctggctccctttctacttttagagactctaggaaccacaagtaactctgcattctagGAGTGCAGCGCTCTATTGgggcaataaggtactaagagctcttctagatatgattttgcttgaccatttagagctttgtaggtcaggagaaggattttaaattcaatcctggattttacaggaagctagtgcagagaagctaatacaggagaaatatgatctcttttcttagttcttgtcagaacacgcgctgcagcattctggatcagctggagagtcttaagggtttcaaacgagcaaagtggcagttggtcaaggccacactccCAGGCCACAaggtgtcccccccccccaacaaggTGTCCCCCCCTGTCAGTGGTCCTGCATCTAGCGTTTGAGGTTGCGGATTGCAACCAACTGGAACTTCAAGTGTGTATTACAACTATGGTGGCCGATGCAAAAATGCAAATTGCCCTATCTGGGCCAGTGTTTGGTTTGTCCGttctgggctactgtagaaacatggcAGTGCAACACGGCGGACTCTGCACCGTATGTAGATGTAAACTGCTCATTCTAGGGTAACAAAAACTCAACAAATCTTATTTTCAGGTGATTAAACACTAAATAAAAGATACTTCTTAATATTATATTCGACTACTGCCAATGGAGTTGCCTAAATCCTAACCACTCCCTGTCCTTTAAGTTTACTCACTTTGCATGCTTGAGGTTTCTGCTCCTCGACAAATTTACTTATGAATCCTTTCTGCATTTGATCAATTTTGCTTAATATTTCTGAATAAGGACTCTCTATCCGAGGTCCACGTCTCGGcacgtttattttattttcttttacaacCACTACATCTGTCAGACTGAAGACTTTCCCAGAATGCATTTGGCAAGAGGTAGGTACACAATGGACTGGTAGCCAGTTTATGACCAGTTCTCTTGTCTCTTTGTTCTTATCAGCTAGGTGGGACAGTACAAGGGAACcagttttatttctctcttctctatgaggaaggagaggaaatgGAAGGTGGCTGCCTGTACAGGAAGTCTCAACGGAAGTTCCAATCACTTCCTGGTTACCCACAATGCTTTCTGGCCAATGGGGTGGTCAACTTCTTCCTGGCTCGCACAGATGCCATCCAGAGGGTGGGATTTGACCCTAAGCTCCAAAGGGTAGCACACTCAGGTAGGTCTAGACCCAGACAGAGTTTGGATTCCAAGTGGCAGTTAGTCCACACACTTTCAGTTTTGGTTGGCATGATACAAGCAGGTGTTAAAGGCCAAATGTCTGTTTCTGACTGTAGAGTTCTTTATGGATGGCCTGGGCTCGTTGCTGGTCGCCACGTGTGACCATGTGTCCATTGACCATCAGCCCAAAACAGGCAAAGGCAAGGACAATGCTCACTACGCTCGTTTTAGAAACCCTGGAAAGAGTGACATGGAGTTCAAACTGCAGCTTCACTTTTTCAAAAACCACCTAAAGTGTATCAAATATGGATAGACGACTACAAGAGGACATTGTGTTACATATTTCCCTGCAGTTATTCAAATAAATAGTTCTGATTCTGGGTGGCAAAACCAGGTCTGAAAAGTCTCTAAGTCTCCCTATTTATGAATCTCCTTACAATGTCGCCCCCTCTGGGATAGGGAGAGACTCTTTTAATACCAATAAAACAGGAGAATTGGTGCTTAAAGATAAATGCAGGGCCTGTATGAATGTAAGTTTTTAAttagaaatcttttttttgtctctttatcttccaaaatgcatttcattttatATCTTTTTAGTTTAAGCGTTTTCTTTGTGTGTATTATCATTGGGtgcttaaataaataaataaataaaaaagttcttTCTTATAAAGATATATTAATAAGAATTACAGCCATATGTTAATAAGAATTAATAAACTCGCTAGTGTggaactgagaaaaatgactttaaagtttttTAGATGTCCATCCAATTGAATTATAGTTGGGACACTAGGAATCTGGCAATTAGATGTTTTAGTAATGAAACTTCTCTACATAAAAAAATCTggactttttgacttttgaccTCCATTTAAAATGTCTGCACTCTGCCTTTGTACTGGCTGCAAAAAGGCAAAAGGCATTAACTTCCACATTATCAATATTTGGTTGCTGATCACTATTCACAATATCACTAACACATTTCTCATGATTTAcaatagggctttgactccgaactttgttattcgaatataattcgaatatgtaaaaaatataatgatattcgaacgaataaggcagcccttaatattctAACCTGTTATGGGCGTTATTTTTTGTTAATGTGGTTATTTTCGTGTGGTGATCACAAATTTGAaagtaatgtacagtatttcaatgggaagtatatttcgtgatcacagagcgattacggtagtgagtagtattgctactacacactgttgggcataataaaaagcactctcatctttagtgTGCTTtgtcataatactaaaatagttcaaattgtagaaaatttTTCAGatggttcacatgcacagaaatatttgcggatacacacacatgctgttgaaacatttttattttttatttttcaccaaacaagtcagtgcaacatatgcacagcagatatatttacattggactgaacaaaaatatgctcacaaaagaacagtaaactgaaaaagaaaatgaaaaaatatatagaaaaaaagaggcatcATAATTCTTACTTCCTGattaaagtggtaccaattaaCCATTGAGGTTTTTGGCCAGGTGGCATATATATTGGTCAattagctcatgtagtgtcattttgaatggcagtgttttgaaGTGGAAAatatgtgactttatgtcagatagttgtgtcttatgcagagaacagtgttcagtgtgtttaaaaagtgccactctgaattgcaaaatgtgtgtaaagcagaaaatgtgtttagacttttggagacttgagaagaggttttgctctctgtgtgtcagtttaaataattgtgctatgcatgtcattttagtgtgttagcaattggaaaaaaaactgtaatcaatAGTATCACGTCTCAGCCAGATGTCGCCCTCACTTGACTCTGAAAGCACCACCATGATCCTATTGGCTGTGTTTTCAGAAGCAAAACCATATCTgatatttcatttaaatatgaCTGTGAATTAGAATTTTGTATTCAAATGAATCCCAATTGATAGAACAGTGACATCCAGTCGATTATTGTACAGTTTAAGACAGCCAGCagtcaacaacaaaaagtatGTCCTGTATTTTTCTTCACTGTCAGCCCAGTCCAGGCTACTGAAATATGAATACAATAACAGCTTGCAGTTTCCCAGACAACATATGAGTAGGCCTTTACAATACAGCCACAGAAGACCAAGCTGAGCTGAAAATGAGCTAGGAGGAGTAGCCTAGGAtaggatatcattttttttaaataatttaaatagccTAACGTTATACAATCAGTATTCACACTCCGATACAGTAGGTGGCGGTATCGGTATGCTCTCttcttactttattttttatgaagAAGAATCATTGCGGTTCAAGCAGCTGATTATCCAAACAAGTCATGGCGGAGCTAGGCGCAGAAGGATCCGCAAAACCTCTACTGACCGCGGCGGAGAAACAACTCCTCCGCCGACGACAGGAGCTCGACTACTGGAAGCAAAACGCATCGCGGATCCGCAGCCGGAACCTGGTGACCGGCCTGGCTATCGGAGCGTTTGTGGTCGGCTTGTGTATCCTTCACTGCACTTTGTGGTcaaatagatagatagctagctagcatataaGCTAACTTATTGATGTAACACATATGAACTGTGTCCTTCATTCAGCGGCTAAAATGATGCAAgacaaatgttaaaatgaacaaTAAATTGTGTGGGCTGTAAAGTAACTTAGTCTCACAATGTATTAGACGTTAGTTTAGCTTTCTCTTAGCTGAACTTAAACTAGTCATGCTATGTCTGTAACGTTACTGGATGGTCAAGGGAGTTAAGAAAGCATTGATATTTCATGCTAACTTTAACTCCgtggcggttctacattgaattacacccaGGGCGAGACCCCCCTTCGACCACTACCACCCACCACCCCAAAAAACCccgcaaacaaacaaaacaaaacaaaaaaattcgGCACAAACATGTTTGAGCCGAATtttgtatatactatatatagtgtatatttatttatttaagttcagataacttatattgtcatattttgtgcagaaATGTTGGAGATAGAGATTGTGCACCTTAAAAAGTGTACGTGTTTCCTGTTGTAATTGCAATAGTTAAATAACTGGATTTTCttaagtgtgtttttcaaatgttttaatataattttctctttcacttatgttgttataataatatatatatatatataaaaatgtgccAAGAATACAAtcagatatataaaaaatgtaacaagAACCAAAAACCGCTACTGCTTTAACGCACTCAAAAGATATAACGTTTGTGACGTACATGTATTATAGTAGTATGTAATACTGAAAAGCACCTGTTACTCGCTGAAgcaatgaaaaggaaaaatagaataaagtcctccaaaaaaaataaaattaaatgagTTCATTCTATAACGTTACACAGGGCGGATTTGTGAGATTCTCATCAAACACTAGGAATGTAACTTTTTCTCTATCTATAatcaagatttttttcttttgttatttttggaATTGAGTCAAttaaattagagatgcaccgattgaccggccggtgaccggaattggacGATTTTCGCGTGaccggccatgaccggcgacctgctggtcagtctgacatatgccgattttatggcggtcaaatgcactcgggcgCACTTACtcgggtcccgtgaaatttgacagctacagtttattggaaaatagcgttgggcaccctgactttgatgaatttagtgttcatcacaccccagatgagacaaaaaaaaaagagagagacgctgtattcctccgacatgctttattaacgttactgtttaaaacgctttccaggttaggggatgcataccgctccaaaccaacattaaaaacgtagtaatcttccctcagcgtttagttttgttactaaactgtgtgtaaaatgagcggtgatgtTAAATCATCTGTGTGACGTTTATGTTTTcgggtaacgttactgttgacgttcaaacaggcctgtgtgtgtgttttgagaaatatctttatactgcaagactatatttattttatttttatttgttatttatatatatattttagtgtgatattggatgtgagaagaaggaaatggttctaacattgcactttagagtgtgaatgtcccacaccaggaataatttatatagttctgtttTATAGTGCTCAATTAtctattcaaaaaatgttctattaaagaaaagatagaaataatatttGTATGTGCTggaaagtggttagaaaatatgaaataggaatcggctaaaatcggtatcggcagttCAAACTCAATCAGAAACCGGAATCGGCCTAAAAGTtgaaatcggtgcatctctaaattAAATGTGCAATGTGGTCCAATCCAAACATCAAATTCACGTCTTTGCATTATAACTTTTTGTCACCAGAGGGTGCCAGAGTATAGCCCATCCCCATAATAATATACAGAGAATAATAACCCCCTTATTCTTAACAGctgaaattcaattcaatttcaattcaattttatttatagtatcaaatcataacacgagttatctcgagacactttacagatagagtaggtcgagaccacactctataaattgaAAGTCATAACAATGTGACGTGATATCTGCCAAAGCAGTTTGATTTTGGAAGATGGTTTTACTCAATATATTTTTCttactgtcaacaaatcccatgaaatgACCGAAACCAATAATGCGTTAGTCCAAACTGAAGTCCATTCTTGCCCATTGAAGACAAACTTTTTCAAACCTGGTCACAAATGTTTAGTTTAATTTCCAAAAAAGGCTCAATAATGTCTTCAAACAGCTGTGCACTTCAGGCTTTAGCAAATGTTGCATTTAtcggggactattttcagctgcggTTTAATCCACATTGGGGTGCAGAGTGAACATCTGTGGCAGCGGGACGGTGTACGAGAAAATAAACCCAAGTGTTCATGGTACTGAAGGAACACTTTacacaatacttgttagtaggaTCAAGTCAGTCAATTGATTTTGGTCTTTTGATGGGATTCGTCGACTATAAGTAACCCAGAAAATCACACAACATTCCTTTCAAATCAAACTCAAGAGGACATGAAAGCTGCTTTATTGTCACATGCAAAGGCCCATATCAAAATATCGTAATGTCTTAATTTCAAAAGAGAATTAGGAAGACAATTTGTTCTTTATCAGGAAACTTGAAACAGCCAGCTGTTGCACAAACTCTTGTGGCAGCCATAGAGGGAGCGATGTTTCCTGggcgggactctcacaccgcctgaCAAAAAACTGATCGCCGGTTACACCATTGGCCACCTCATCGTGACATCAAGTTGTTGTTCTCCGAAAGCTTAATCAATCTCAACTTTTCGCTGCAGTTTGTTTTCAGCTCCCCCCCCCACACGCCCCCCCCACCCGCCGCTGCCCAAACGCACTACCCTCATTCCGCCTGACGTCTGATGCagcgtgtgtgtgaatgcaggCAATAAAGCCTAccaaaagaatatatatatatatatatatatatatatatatatatatatatatatatatatatatatatatatatatatatatatatgggctaTAGTTGTGGGTCATCCTGAACAATTGCTACTAACTTGAAAATCAAACTatactttttgttta
This window harbors:
- the LOC120574189 gene encoding cytochrome c oxidase assembly factor 3 homolog, mitochondrial — encoded protein: MAELGAEGSAKPLLTAAEKQLLRRRQELDYWKQNASRIRSRNLVTGLAIGAFVVGLFSYTILSVKQERIMDELDEEAKVHIIRGPRTGANS